From a region of the Tursiops truncatus isolate mTurTru1 chromosome 2, mTurTru1.mat.Y, whole genome shotgun sequence genome:
- the LOC101334745 gene encoding uncharacterized protein has product NLPPAPFPPSPHTGPSVTPVPYLGPFPGLHLPQAQSSLSTPWSPLRFLRAVGVTPVLVSSSPHQSSTVSAVWVPVNFYAIEFTSAVLLASNLASKILSAGSLVKVGGAASGGVLAGLPWLSVPAGTGGSWLGGPLTPVHHPLFLRLTLSSNAALAGATSTLGSLLGTLNGSYLLGCPAAALTAFPLGDNWPWVIDTPPWTPTQHMGVSKAAAAVAGGALAVGAVPVVLGAMGFTGAGIAASSLAAKMMSAAAMANGGGVAAGSPAATLQSVGSGGLSLSPKVLLGSTGFALVSLVVGL; this is encoded by the exons CTTGGACCCTTCCCAGGCCTGCATCTTCCACAAGCTCAGAGCAGCCTCTCTACCCCTTGGAGCCCCTTGAGATTTTTAAGGGCAGTGGGTGTGACCCCAGTTCTGGTGTCCTCATCTCCCCATCAAAGCTCCACTGTTTCAGCAGTTTGGGTGCCGGTCAATTTCTATGCCATAGAATTTACCAGTGCTGTCCTCTTAGCCTCTAACCTGGCTTCCAAGATACTGTCTGCAGGGAGCCTGGTCAAAGTGGGCGGGGCAGCCTCTGGAGGTGTCTTGGCAGGACTTCCTTGGCTAAGTGTTCCTGCAGGGACTGGTGGGAGCTGGCTTGGGG GACCTCTGACTCCTGTGCATCACCCTCTGTTCTTAAGACTCACCCTGTCATCCAACGCTGCCCTGGCTGGGGCCACATCTACCCTGGGATCCTTGCTGGGGACGCTGAATGGCTCCTACCTGCTAGGATGCCCTGCTGCGGCCCTGACCGCTTTCCCACTAGGAGATAACTGGCCCTGGGTGATAGATACCCCTCCTTGGACGCCTACCCAGCACATGGGAGTAT CCAAGGCTGCTGCAGCTGTGGCGGGAGGAG CCCTGGCCGTGGGGGCTGTGCCCGTGGTGCTGGGCGCCATGGGCTTCACTGGGGCAGGAATCGCAGCCTCCTCCTTAGCGGCCAAGATGATGTCAGCGGCCGCCATGGCCAATGGGGGCGGAGTTGCCGCCGGCAGCCCGGCGGCCACTCTCCAGTCCGTGG GATCAGGTGGACTCTCCCTGTCACCCAAAGTCCTCCTGGGATCCACTGGGTTTGCCCTTGTGTCCCTCGTGGTGGGCTTGTGA